One segment of Brassica oleracea var. oleracea cultivar TO1000 unplaced genomic scaffold, BOL UnpScaffold01118, whole genome shotgun sequence DNA contains the following:
- the LOC106320894 gene encoding uncharacterized protein LOC106320894 encodes MEEMRARDTHTLQLAEKVDYLAGMSDYRTELNKIKDLQYETEQKMVPMELLKEVGIIGASHGWVATLKNGIVCQDDLDLHAPDNNPKRIPLPPLETLPHNQTQIVTNIAMSSSSPEDEDCIVAVKFLGPQLSLCRPAQRDCTWSNIRISDPSFFSSHVMYSKRDEMFSMPSSRGHYTRSWDLVRHMKEPKLQMLMQPPEDQIPRMTKRAWQRLESCCTKQHYLVESSHTDETFMLKWYTQSRPTLNVWDHFLLLKIDKEGNALYTKDIGDLCILLSRSEPICIPAKLNRRAKNCIYMLTEHEFAIVGIGSNQKFCRTPFTCSLPYYISKN; translated from the exons atggaggagatgagagccAGGGATACTCACACACTTCAGTTGGCTGAGAAGGTTGATTATCTTGCCGGTATGAGCGACTACCGGACAGAGCTTAACAAGATTAAGGATCTCCAATACGAGACTGAGCAGAAAATG GTGCCTATGGAGTTACTCAAGGAGGTGGGAATCATAGGAGCCTCCCATGGCTGGGTTGCAACTTTGAAAAATGGAATTGTGTGTCAAGATGACCTAGATCTCCATGCACCGGATAATAACCCAAAACGCATTCCTCTACCTCCTCTTGAAACTCTGCCTCATAACCAAACCCAAATAGTAACCAACATAGCCATGTCCTCTTCGTCTCCAGAGGATGAAGACTGCATCGTGGCTGTCAAGTTCTTGGGACCTCAGCTAAGCTTGTGTAGGCCAGCTCAGAGAGATTGCACGTGGAGCAACATCAGGATCTCAGACCCCAGCTTCTTCTCCTCCCATGTAATGTACTCCAAGAGAGATGAGATGTTCTCCATGCCCTCTTCTAGAGGCCACTACACTAGATCATGGGATCTTGTGAGACAcatgaaggaaccaaagctgcaGATGCTGATGCAGCCTCCTGAAGATCAAATTCCGAGAATGACAAAGAGGGCGTGGCAGCGATTGGAGTCGTGTTGTACGAAGCAACACTACTTAGTGGAGTCGTCACACACCGATGAGACTTTTATGTTGAAGTGGTACACACAAAGCAGACCCACTTTGAATGTATGGGACCATTTCCTTTTGTTGAAGATAGACAAGGAAGGGAATGCTCTTTACACGAAAGACATTGGAGATCTCTGCATTTTACTTTCTAGGTCCGAACCCATATGTATCCCGGCTAAATTGAACCGAAGAGCCAAAAACTGCATCTATATGTTGACCGAGCACGAGTTTGCCATTGTCGGTATCGGCAGTAACCAGAAGTTTTGTAGAACACCTTTCACTTGCTCCTTACCTTACTATATTTCAAAAAACTAA